Within the Herbaspirillum sp. RTI4 genome, the region GTGGCATCGGGCCGTTTGAAATAGCCCTGCATCAGACCGGGAGAACGCACCAGCACTTCGCCGCTGGCGTCGATGCGCACTTCGACGCCCTGCATAGGACGGCCAACGCTGTCGAGTTTGACGTCGCCGGAAGGCTGCATGCAGACTGTGACGCAGGTTTCTGTCATGCCGTAGAGCTGCTTGAGATTGATGCCGAGTGAACGGTAGAAGTCGAACAGATCGGGGCCGATCGCTTCGCCGCCGGTGTAAGCCACGCGCAGACGCGACATGCCCAGTACATTTTTCAGCGGCCCGTAAATCAATAACTCACCGATCGCATACAGGATGCGGTCAGTAAAGGGGACGCCCGGTTTGCGGTCAAGAATGGCAATGCCGCTGCGTCGCGCAATCCGCATGCAGGTGTGAAACAGATGACGCTTGATCCAGCCGGCGTCTTCGATGCGGATCATCACTTGCGTCAGAATATTTTCGTAGATGCGCGGCGGCGCGAAATAATAAGTCGGGCCGATTTCGCGCAGATCGCTGGTGACGGTATTGGGCGACTCCGGGCAGTTCAGGCAAAACCCGGCGATGTGCGCTTGGGTAAAGGAGTACAAAAAATCGCCGACCCAGGCCAGTGGCAAGTAGCACAGCACATCGTCGCGTTCATTCAAGTGATCGAAAGCGACCAGTGTTTTCCCGGTGGCAATCATGGCCGCGTGGGTATGGCAAACGCCCTTGGGCTTGCCGGTAGTGCCGGAGGTGTAGAGAATGACGGCAATTTCGTCAGGATGACCGGCGGCAATTTCCCGCTCGAAAAAGCCCGGATGATCGTGGTCGTAGACGCGGCCCAGCTCCTGGATGGCGGCAAACGACTGCAATGCGGGCTGGTCGTAATTGCGCATGCCGCGTTCGTCGTCGTAAATGATGTGCGCGATGCGCGGCAGATTTTCGCGGATTTCAAATACCTTGTCGACCTGCTCCTGATCTTCGGCAATCACGAACTCGACTTCGGCATCGGCCAGCACATAGGCCATATCCGCTGCCGGAGCGTCCTGATACAAAGGCACCGGCGTGCCACCCAGACATTGCGCGGCCGACATGGCCCAATACAGTCGCGGGCAATTGTTGCCGATGATGGCCAGATGCATGCCGCGCTGAAATCCCAGCGCCGCCAGACCGCAGGCAAACGCACGGACTTCCGCCACCACTTGTTCCCAGCTGGTGGTTTGCCAGATGCCCAGATTTTTTTCGCGAAACGCCGGCCGCTGCGGCCGCGTTTGTCCATGCAACAGAAGCAGACGTGGCAATGTCTCCGCTTCTGGACGTCGTGTTGTCTCCACCATCGTCCCCACCTTTTATTTTATGGACCCAGTCTGGGCCGACTTACTTACGTTCCACTTACGCTTCTGCGTCGTGGCCGTCTGCTTTTATGGGATGATAGTAGTCGGTGGCGCTCCCTCGGGTTGTCATTTGACGGACAATTGCCCGACCTTTCGATATTGCGACGCATCATATGACCTTAGCTACCGACTTCACTTCCTCCCCCGCCCCTGATATTGCGCAGATGCTGGCCAAAACCTTATGGGCTCCTGCACTTGACGCCGCGCAACTTGCCCGCGTGCAAGGTGAGGTCGTCACGCGCCTGATTCCTTCCGGGCATTTTGTCTGTCGCAAAGGCGATGCGGTGACGCACTGGATAGGCGTGCATGAAGGCCTGCTGAAAATGAGCAGCGTGTCGCCGGAAGGAAAGCCGGTGTCTTTCGCTGGTATGGCGACCGGCGGTTGGTTGGGAGAAGGTTCGCTGCTCAAGGATGAGCCGCGCAAATACGATGTGGTGGCGCTGCGCGACAGTCAGTTGCTGTTCATGCCGAAGGCGACTTATTTGTGGCTGCTGGAAACCAGTATCGGCTTCAACCGCTTCATGGTGACGCAGCTCAACGAACGCCTGGGCATGTTCATTTCATTAGTCGAATACGACCGCATGCTGGAACCGGACGCCCGCGTGGCGCGTTGCCTGGCAGCACTGTTCAATCCGCATCTCAATCCCGGTATAGGACTGGAATTGCAGGTGTCGCAGGAAGAAATCGGCAATCTGTCCGGCGCTTCACGCCAGCGGGCCAATCAGGCGTTGCAGGTACTGGAACGCGCCGGTTTGCTGCGCGTCGATTACGGCAGCATCACGATTCTGGATCTGGAAGGATTGCGCCAGTTTCACTCATAAATTAGTCTTGAGCGGCGGCACAGGTTCTTCTTCGGGGATAGGCTCCGGCACCAGCTCCGGCGGCTCCTCCAGCGGCACGGGGGCATCGGGCAAGACAGGCGGCGCAGGCGGCATCAGCGGCGACTGCGGCGAGTCCTGAGGGGTGTGGAATAGATCGTTCATGACGTGGCTTTCATGGCGACAAACGATTGCCGGCGCTACAGCGACAACCCCCGGTTCCAGCACGCTGCACCGGGACCGGAAAGAATCGCTCAGACCGGATTCTGATGCGGAATCGGCAATTCCTGCTGGGCGGGTTCCAGCGGCGGGGTTTCGATGGGAGGCATTTCTTCGGGACGGTGCATACGACAACTCCTCAGTGAAAATCCTTACTCATCGATTTGCCGATACCGGACAACACGTCGATATCGGCAAGGGTTTAATGCGGAGACTGATCCTGCAAGCGCGTGATGGCATAGCCTTTTTGCTGAATCTGGATAATCAGATCGGCAGGGCTCAAGGTATATTTAGGCCGTTTGGCATCGGTGATATCGACCTTCTTTTCAACCGGTACCCAATCCGTGCTCGTCACTTCCTGCGGCAATGGTTTTTCTTCCGGCACGGCCAGGTAAGAATATAAGTTGCCACTTTCTGCACGCTTGTAAATATCCACTCTCATCATTTTTCCCCCTAAAAGGATTAACCAACAAATCGCCCTCATTACTGGCTGTCGCTACCCAGTGTACAGAGCAAAGGGCCGCAATAGCAAAAAGCCTATTGTCTGCCCACAACAATGTACGACATTGGCAGTAAGTACATAAGGGGCTATCGACTACAAGTCATGTAGGAATGCGGGAAGTCCCCTCTCAGTCCTGCCGCTTGAGCGTGGTCGTTACGATGTGTTGCGCCTGCTCAAAAATTTTGTCGAGATGCGCCTGATCGCGGAAACTTTCAGCGTAAATCTTATAAATATTTTCCGTGCCGGAAGGCCGGGCAGCGAACCAGCCGTTGGCCGTTTCTATTTTCAAACCGCCGAACGGCACCTGATTGGCCGGTGCGGTCGTCAGAATGCGTTCTATCTTTTCGCCTGCCAGCTCGGTCGAATCCACATCTTGCGGCGACAATTTCGACAGAATTTTCTTTTGCGCCGGCGTCGCTGGCGCATCCACCCGACCATTAAAAGGCGTGCCGAGTTGCTGCGTCAGTTCCAGATAGGTCTCGCCCGGATCGCGACCGGTGCGCGCCGTCATTTCTGCCGACAGCAACGCCGCCGTGATGCCGTCCTTATCGGTACTCCATGCCTGTCCGTCCTTACGCAGGAAACACGCGCCAGCACTTTCTTCGCCGCCGAATCCCAGGCTGCCATCGTGCAGACCATCGACAAACCATTTAAACCCGACCGGCGTTTCCACCAGCGGCCGGCCCAGCCGGGCGGCAACACGATCAATCAGCTGGCTGCTGACCAGTGTCTTGCCGATACCGGCATCGGAGCGCCAGTCAGGCCGATGACGAAACAGATAGTCGATCGCCACCGCCAGATAATTATTCGACGGCAGCAAGCCGCTGCTCTTGGCCACAATGCCATGACGATCATGGTCGGCGTCGCACGCAAAAGACACATCAAAACGCGACTTCATTCCGATCAGGCCCGACATGGCGTAAGGCGAAGACGGGTCCATGCGGATTTGCCCGTCCCAATCCTGCGGCACAAAGCGGAAAGTGGCATCCACCACCCGATTGACCACATCCAGATGCAGACGGTACTGATCCGCGATGCGCTCCCAATACGCCACGCCAGCGCCGCCGAGCGGATCCACGCCCAGCACAATGCCGGAAGAACGAATCACTTCCATGTCGATCACCGCTTCCAGATCATCGACATAGCGCCCCAGAAAATCGTAATGATGCGTCGTCGCGGCGCGCAGCGCGCCATCAAAGCTGATGCGGCGCACACCCGCCAGACGCTTTTCCAGATACTCATTGGCGCGCTGCTCTATCCAGCGCGTGACCACCGTATCGGCCGGGCCACCATTGGGCGAGTTGTATTTGTAACCGCCGTTGTCCGGCGGATTGTGCGAAGGGGTAATCACCACCCCGTCGGCCGCGCCGCTGGCACCCGGCGCGCGGCCACGGTTATGGCACAGGATGGCGTGCGACACCGCCGGTGTCGGCGTGTATTGCTTGCCCGCCGGAATCATGGTCGTCACCCCATTGGCCGCCAGCACTTCCATCGTGCTGGCAAATGCCGGCGTCGACAGCGCGTGCGTATCAATCCCCACAAACAAAGGCCCGTCGATATGCTGCTGCACGCGGTAATCGCAAAGCGCTTGCGTCATGGCCAGCACATGCCACTCATTGAAGCTGCGCTGCAGCGCCATGCCACGATGGCCGGACGTACCGAAAGCCACCTGTTGCGTAGGCTGATCCGGCTCTGGCTGCAAAGTGAAGTAAGCCGTGATCAGTTCAGAAATATCTACCAGCGCCGAAGGGTCTGCCAGTTTGCCTGCGTGTTCATGAATGCTGCTCATACCATGACGTCCATTTCAGAAAGAATAGGATAAAAAAAGGTATTATCCCTGAAGCCTGGAATAATCCTGCTGTGCAACCAAATTCAGAAACAATCCCCGCTTATCGGGAGAAAACTCCCGCTCATGAAAACCTTCCACTGCGACACTTGCGGCCAGCATGTCTTTTTTGAAAATGTAGTCTGCGAAAACTGCGGCAGCATGCTGGGCTACCAGCCCGATCTGATGCTGGTCAATGCCTACGAAGCCGCAATCGAAGCGGGAATCTGGCGCGGCATCAATCCTGCCAACGCCGGAAAAAAGTACAAGCAATGCAAAAACTACACCGAAATGCAGGTCTGCAACTGGATGCTGGACGCCGACTCACCCCATGAGCTGTGCGCCTCCTGCCAGCTCACGCAAATCATTCCGGAGCTCACCAATTCCAACAACCGGGTCTATTGGGAGCGACTGGAATCGGCCAAACGCCGCCTGCTCTACACGCTGGCCGAACTCAATCTGTTTCCGCCTTCCAAGGCCGACGACCCCGTGCGCGGCCTCGCTTTCGAATTCCTCGACAGCGTCCCCGGCGGCGAACCGGTACTGACCGGCCATGCCGACGGCCTCATTACGCTCAATATCGCCGAAGCCAATCCGGTCGTCCGCGAGCGCACCCGAGAGCAAATGCATGAACCCTACCGCACGCTGCTCGGCCACTTCCGGCATGAAAGCGGCCACTATTATTTCGACCGACTGATTGCCGGCACCCATTGGGAAGCCGGATTTCGCACCTTGTTCGGCGACGAACGGCTCGATTATCAGCAAGCGCTGGAAGCGCATTACGCCAACGGCCCGGCCGTCGACTGGAATCAGAACTTCATCAGCAGTTATGCCGGCTCCCATCCGTGGGAAGACTGGGCCGAGTCCTGGGCGCATTACCTGCACATGATCGATACGCTGGAAACCTCGCAAGCCTGCGGTTTATCCGCCACGCCGCAAAAAAATACCGAACCCCGGCTCGACCTCGCCGCCGCTGTCAACGCACCGCTGGTAGCCGATGTTGCTTTCGACAATCTGATAAAAAACTGGCTGGCGCTGACCTATGTCCTCAACAGCCTCAGCCGCAGCGTCGGCGTGGCCGACTCCTACCCCTTCATGCTGTCGCCGAAAGTGATTGAAAAACTGCGTTTCATCGACAGCATGCTGCAGGCGCAACGTCCGTAAGGATTGCTGAGATTCACGCAAGATCGAATCGCAGTAAATTGACCGGCAGCGTGGCAAAGACCTCGCTCAGAGGCAATCGATCCCCTCCCGCCATCGGTAATCCACTCTGAGTCAGTACGCTACGCCAGCTCCCTGCCCCGTGCAGTGCGGCTGGCAAGAGCAAAGCGCTGTTGCCCCACTGCGTCGGCGGAATCAGCGGCATGACGTCGTCGGCCGACATGGGTCCCTCCAGCACCAACCCAGCCGAAAAACGCGAAACCACCACCAGCGCCGCCGCCTCGCCCTGCCGTCGAATGAAGCCCAGCGCATGCCGCGCCATCGGCCCCACCACGGTCAGCGGCAGGTATTCTCCCTGCGCAAACAAGGACGGCATCTGCTGCCGATAAAGCAAGGCCGCCGCAATTAATTGCTGCTTGCAGAAACCCTCGCGCCAGCCGCGTAAAGTCATCACTTGCCCCTGTCGCTCCTGCAAGCTGCGCTGCCGCGCCGCAAAATCGACTGGCCGCCGGTTGTCGGGATCGACCAGACTGACATCCCACCACTCCGTACCCTGATATAAATCCGGTACACCCGGCGAACACAGTCGCAACAAGGTCTGAGACAAACTATTGAGCGCGCCCGCAGATGCAATTTCCTCCACGAAGGCACTCAGTCCGGCCAGAAATACATTCTCCGGATGCACTTCTAAAATCGCTTCCAGAAAATGTTGACAGGCCGCTTCATACGCCAGATCGGGCTGCATCCAGGACGATTGCTGCTTGGCTTCGCGCAAGGCTTTCTGCTGCCATTGCGCCACCCGCTCGCATAGTGCAGCAACCCCGGCGTGATCGCTGGCGTCCAGACCGATGGGCCATGCGCCGATCAAGGTCTGATACAGCATCATTTCATCGGTAGCGGAAATCCCGTCCACATCGCCAAAGGGACGCGTATGCACCGCATTCAACAGCCGCCAGCACTGCCATTGCGCATGCCAGCTCTCGGGAATCTGACTCAATACCGCCAGCCGCATGCGGGCATCTTCGCCGCGCTTGTGGTCATGCGTCGCGGTAGTCAGCATGGTCTGCGGCAGCCGCATCTGACGTTGGCTGGCCTGCGCATGGAAAGCCTCGACCGACAGCGCCAGTTGCGCCGGATCGGAGCCGACTTCATTGCGCGACAGCAAACGCCCATACCGATAAAACACCGTGTCTTCGGAAGACTTCGCTGCCAGCGGCGGTGTCAGTTGCTGAAAACGTGTCATCGCCCGCCAGCGCAAATCGGCGCTATGCTTGTCCTCGATATCGCTCGGTGCCGCCCCCCCAGCCATTGCTCCAGCAAGGCCAGCACCGGCTGATCCACCGGCAAAATGCGCGCAGCCGCCCGCTTGACTGCCGCGTCCATCACGCACTGATCGACCGCATCGCGGCCATGGACGTCCGCATAAGTGCGGTATAGCGGAAACGCCACCAGCAACTCGGTCAAGGTGCGATGAATCGCCATGAGCGAGGTATCCGCCGTCGCACCATCGGCCAGCGCCACAGCGTGCAGCGCCCGCACCAGTGCATTGAATTCACTGGCGAAATTGCTGCTCAGAAAACGACGTCGCACGTCCTCCACTCCAGTGGAACAAGACATCCCGCCACCGGTTTCCTGCCAGATCGCATTGAGTTCTGCCTCACCGGCGGCATCGTGCAGCAAAGCGCTGACCTGATCCATGAATTCGTAACCGGTCGTACCGTCAAGCTGCCAGCCGGGTCGCAACTCCTCCTCCGGCCCCAGAATTTTTTCCGCAATCAGATAAGGTGCGCGCAGCTCTGTGTGCGATTCTTTTGCACCTGCCGGTTGCGGCATCCGGGCGACAAGTTCCGCACGCAATTTCAGGCAATAGGCAGCAGGATCGGCCAGCCCGTCGATATGATCGATGCGCACGCCATCAATCCAGCCCGCCGCCACCAGCCGGAACAGAACCGCATGCATCGCCTCGAAAGCACCCTCCTCCTCGATACGCACGCCTGCCAGTTCGCTGACTTCGAAAAAACGTCGCCAGTTGATCTCATCCCCGGCATTGATCCAATGAGAAAGACAGTAATGTTGACGCGCCAGCAAATCCCGCAGCGCAGATGCTCCGTCAAGCAGCGCAGGAGAAAACGCGCTCAGGGCAGTTTCTATGGCGGCGAGTCCCGCTGGATTAGCGCTCAGCTCGCGCAATAAGGCGAAGGCACTGTCGGCCAGTACTTGCCGCTCTTCAATGCCGATACCCTCCACAATATCGAGCGACGCCAGCAAGGCCGGAGACAAGATCGACGACCCGGCCTGTTCGAGAACGTCGGCATAGTTATCGGGCGCGAGCGGAAAGCGTTGCTCGCCATAATCGAAAAAAAACTGTCCCAACCCGGCATCGAACACCAGCCGTATTTCTCCCGACTGCAAGACGTCCTCGTCACTGCGTCCCAGAAACGGCAGCAGCACCTTGCCGCGCAAGATGGTGTCGGGCGAATGCCAGTCGATATCGAACCAGCGCGCATAACGACTGGACGCGCCCCAGCGCAATACATCCTGCCACCACGGATTATGTCGTCCCACGCCCAGATGATTCGGCACGATATCGACAATCAGGCCCATGCCTCTGGCGTGCAGCCGCTCCACCAGTCGCTGCAAACCCGGCTCCCCGCCCAGCTCGGGATTGATGCAGCTCGGATCGACAATGTTGTAACCGTGCCGCGACCCCGGTTGCGCGCTCAGTATCGGCGACACATAAAAATGGCTGATACCCAGCGCGGCGAAATAATCGACCTGCGCGGCGGCATGGTCGAACGTGAATTCCTTATGCAATTGCAATCGTGCCGTCGCACGCAGCGTACTCATGCCGGGCTCTCTTTCCTGTAGTCCGACCCTGCATTCTGGGCGGAGGAAACACCGGAATGCCCCGACAGACTTTGCCGGACGCGCTGCACTGCCTTCAAGCGCGCCGCGCAAACGGAGCCTTGCAGCAAGCTCTCGACCTCGGGCAAGCGACGCCGCCAGTTGGGATGAACGCCCACGGTGCCGGGAAGATTCGGCTGCTCAGTCAAGCCGAGCAAATCTTCCAACGGCAACATCGCCAGCGGAGAAGCGCTACGCGCAACGAACACCAGCGCGGCATCTACCACGGCCGCGCTGTCTGCCGACGACAAAGGCGCATCGCCCGCTGCACAACCGGCCTGTACAAACGCCCTCCACAAACTGGCGCGTTCGGCGTCACGAACCTGACTGGCCTGCTCCAGACTCACACCCGGCTCCAGCAAATCCAGTGTGGCGCGCCACGCCAGATCCACCCCGCTCCACCAGCCGGCAACGGTGGGCAAATCGTGCGTAGTAGTGACGGCGATTGCCTGCGTCGACCATTGTTGCGGCGGCAAAAATACCTGCTGCGGTTTAGTCTGAAATTGGTGCTGAAAATTATGCTGAAGTTGATGCTGAAGTTGATGCTGAAACCACAGCACGCGCATACCGTACAAACCATCCTCGGCCAACTGATCGCCGAAACCGGCCGGCACCGTTCCCAGATCTTCACCAATCACAATCGCTTTATGCCGCCACGATTCCAGTGCAATCAGGCGCAGCAAATCACGCGCCGGATAGCGCTGATAAGCCCCGGCCGTGGCATCGCCGCCTTCCGGCACCAGCCACATCCGCGCCAGACCCAGCACATGATCGATACGCACCCCGCCGGCGTGGGCAAAACACACCCGCAGCATATCCAGATACGCCCGAAAGCCGGTTTGCTGCATGGCCCGCGCCGACTGCACGCCCAAGCCCCAGTTCTGGCCGCGGGTATTGAGCAGATCGGGCGGCGCGCCGACCGACAGGCCCTGAAGAATTTCCTCCTGATGCGCCCATGCCTGACTGCCGCCGTTATCCGCACCGATGGCCAGATCGGTAATGATGCCGACGCCCATGCCCACCGCCAGCGCATCTTGCTGCGCCTGCGACAAACCGCAGGCCGCTTGCCATTGCAAAAATTGGTGGAAGCGAATTTCATCCGCATGCGCCAGCCCGAAGGCCAGTGTCTCGGGCGAATCCGGCTGTCGATACACCTGCGGCCATACCCGCCAGTCACAAGGCAGATCAAGGTCTTCGGCGCGCAAATGCAGACTCAGCGCCTCGTACAAGGCGTGCGAGCGCAATGCCGCGCCACCGCGACGGCTGAATTCATCGAAGGCATCGAGTGCTTGCGCCGGTGCTTGCCGGCAGAATTTCTCATACAGACGACGCAGCAAAGCCAGCTTGTGCGGCGTTGCCCTGGCCCAGTCCAGCAAAGGTTCTTGTTCCAGTGCCGCGTGCAATGCGCACGCCTCCTCACCGGCTTCGGATAACACCTGCGCCAAGGCCGGCGCGCCCATCGCCGCAGCGGGATCGACATGCAAGGCATTGAGGAACAATCGACTCGACGGTCCATACGGACTGTAGCGGGAAGGATCGGCGGCGAACATCGCATGCACCGGCGAAATTGCCAGCGCCGTCGCGCCGTAGCCCGCGGCTTGCTTTACCAGCTTATCCAGCCCACCGAAGTGACCAATCCCGCCGTCGCCATGACTGCGCACTCCGTAGATCTGCGCCGACACGCCCCAATGGAAATCCCCCTGCGCCCCGGCCCGGATCGCA harbors:
- a CDS encoding DUF6139 family protein, with protein sequence MMRVDIYKRAESGNLYSYLAVPEEKPLPQEVTSTDWVPVEKKVDITDAKRPKYTLSPADLIIQIQQKGYAITRLQDQSPH
- the malQ gene encoding 4-alpha-glucanotransferase; translated protein: MSRNPQPYLQRLAQAAGLYSDWIDAFDQPQQVADESLRTILSLMGLACGSEAQCQDSLRRLAAEEAASPLPPLMTATVGEMVSFGAKPQLAGLHYRLELASGQLLHGCFADDTGQVANLPAINECGYHRLQTDLFELTLAVAPRRCFGVADAIRAGAQGDFHWGVSAQIYGVRSHGDGGIGHFGGLDKLVKQAAGYGATALAISPVHAMFAADPSRYSPYGPSSRLFLNALHVDPAAAMGAPALAQVLSEAGEEACALHAALEQEPLLDWARATPHKLALLRRLYEKFCRQAPAQALDAFDEFSRRGGAALRSHALYEALSLHLRAEDLDLPCDWRVWPQVYRQPDSPETLAFGLAHADEIRFHQFLQWQAACGLSQAQQDALAVGMGVGIITDLAIGADNGGSQAWAHQEEILQGLSVGAPPDLLNTRGQNWGLGVQSARAMQQTGFRAYLDMLRVCFAHAGGVRIDHVLGLARMWLVPEGGDATAGAYQRYPARDLLRLIALESWRHKAIVIGEDLGTVPAGFGDQLAEDGLYGMRVLWFQHQLQHQLQHNFQHQFQTKPQQVFLPPQQWSTQAIAVTTTHDLPTVAGWWSGVDLAWRATLDLLEPGVSLEQASQVRDAERASLWRAFVQAGCAAGDAPLSSADSAAVVDAALVFVARSASPLAMLPLEDLLGLTEQPNLPGTVGVHPNWRRRLPEVESLLQGSVCAARLKAVQRVRQSLSGHSGVSSAQNAGSDYRKESPA
- a CDS encoding Crp/Fnr family transcriptional regulator, which gives rise to MLAKTLWAPALDAAQLARVQGEVVTRLIPSGHFVCRKGDAVTHWIGVHEGLLKMSSVSPEGKPVSFAGMATGGWLGEGSLLKDEPRKYDVVALRDSQLLFMPKATYLWLLETSIGFNRFMVTQLNERLGMFISLVEYDRMLEPDARVARCLAALFNPHLNPGIGLELQVSQEEIGNLSGASRQRANQALQVLERAGLLRVDYGSITILDLEGLRQFHS
- the pgm gene encoding phosphoglucomutase (alpha-D-glucose-1,6-bisphosphate-dependent) yields the protein MSSIHEHAGKLADPSALVDISELITAYFTLQPEPDQPTQQVAFGTSGHRGMALQRSFNEWHVLAMTQALCDYRVQQHIDGPLFVGIDTHALSTPAFASTMEVLAANGVTTMIPAGKQYTPTPAVSHAILCHNRGRAPGASGAADGVVITPSHNPPDNGGYKYNSPNGGPADTVVTRWIEQRANEYLEKRLAGVRRISFDGALRAATTHHYDFLGRYVDDLEAVIDMEVIRSSGIVLGVDPLGGAGVAYWERIADQYRLHLDVVNRVVDATFRFVPQDWDGQIRMDPSSPYAMSGLIGMKSRFDVSFACDADHDRHGIVAKSSGLLPSNNYLAVAIDYLFRHRPDWRSDAGIGKTLVSSQLIDRVAARLGRPLVETPVGFKWFVDGLHDGSLGFGGEESAGACFLRKDGQAWSTDKDGITAALLSAEMTARTGRDPGETYLELTQQLGTPFNGRVDAPATPAQKKILSKLSPQDVDSTELAGEKIERILTTAPANQVPFGGLKIETANGWFAARPSGTENIYKIYAESFRDQAHLDKIFEQAQHIVTTTLKRQD
- the treY gene encoding malto-oligosyltrehalose synthase, producing MSTLRATARLQLHKEFTFDHAAAQVDYFAALGISHFYVSPILSAQPGSRHGYNIVDPSCINPELGGEPGLQRLVERLHARGMGLIVDIVPNHLGVGRHNPWWQDVLRWGASSRYARWFDIDWHSPDTILRGKVLLPFLGRSDEDVLQSGEIRLVFDAGLGQFFFDYGEQRFPLAPDNYADVLEQAGSSILSPALLASLDIVEGIGIEERQVLADSAFALLRELSANPAGLAAIETALSAFSPALLDGASALRDLLARQHYCLSHWINAGDEINWRRFFEVSELAGVRIEEEGAFEAMHAVLFRLVAAGWIDGVRIDHIDGLADPAAYCLKLRAELVARMPQPAGAKESHTELRAPYLIAEKILGPEEELRPGWQLDGTTGYEFMDQVSALLHDAAGEAELNAIWQETGGGMSCSTGVEDVRRRFLSSNFASEFNALVRALHAVALADGATADTSLMAIHRTLTELLVAFPLYRTYADVHGRDAVDQCVMDAAVKRAAARILPVDQPVLALLEQWLGGRHRAISRTSIAPICAGGR
- a CDS encoding AMP-dependent synthetase/ligase encodes the protein MVETTRRPEAETLPRLLLLHGQTRPQRPAFREKNLGIWQTTSWEQVVAEVRAFACGLAALGFQRGMHLAIIGNNCPRLYWAMSAAQCLGGTPVPLYQDAPAADMAYVLADAEVEFVIAEDQEQVDKVFEIRENLPRIAHIIYDDERGMRNYDQPALQSFAAIQELGRVYDHDHPGFFEREIAAGHPDEIAVILYTSGTTGKPKGVCHTHAAMIATGKTLVAFDHLNERDDVLCYLPLAWVGDFLYSFTQAHIAGFCLNCPESPNTVTSDLREIGPTYYFAPPRIYENILTQVMIRIEDAGWIKRHLFHTCMRIARRSGIAILDRKPGVPFTDRILYAIGELLIYGPLKNVLGMSRLRVAYTGGEAIGPDLFDFYRSLGINLKQLYGMTETCVTVCMQPSGDVKLDSVGRPMQGVEVRIDASGEVLVRSPGLMQGYFKRPDATAEAIDQEGYFHTGDAGFFDSEGHLKIIDRAKDVGKMAGGAMFAPKYIENKLKFFPFIKEAVAFGNNRERCTAFINIDLDAVGNWAERRGLAYSGYTDLAAHQSVYALVCECMEKVNADLARDPLLADSQIHRFLILHKELDPDDDELTRTRKVRRGFIAEKYAVLIDALHSDKTEQYIETQVKFEDGRQGMISATLRISEARTFANLSNAA
- a CDS encoding putative zinc-binding peptidase, translated to MKTFHCDTCGQHVFFENVVCENCGSMLGYQPDLMLVNAYEAAIEAGIWRGINPANAGKKYKQCKNYTEMQVCNWMLDADSPHELCASCQLTQIIPELTNSNNRVYWERLESAKRRLLYTLAELNLFPPSKADDPVRGLAFEFLDSVPGGEPVLTGHADGLITLNIAEANPVVRERTREQMHEPYRTLLGHFRHESGHYYFDRLIAGTHWEAGFRTLFGDERLDYQQALEAHYANGPAVDWNQNFISSYAGSHPWEDWAESWAHYLHMIDTLETSQACGLSATPQKNTEPRLDLAAAVNAPLVADVAFDNLIKNWLALTYVLNSLSRSVGVADSYPFMLSPKVIEKLRFIDSMLQAQRP